A portion of the Candidatus Schekmanbacteria bacterium genome contains these proteins:
- the tadA gene encoding Flp pilus assembly complex ATPase component TadA → MELDNCFINRDDSYVRYVNIRARGDEETFSQFFYGKACKQMVPAKTKLKLGEILVKEKIIKEEELQRLLILQKESTEHLPIGEICIAEGLITRHELKNIIKQYGKEMRIGELFTSMGLINEKQVGEALQKQKVLNKKLGETLVEMGCINEENLIMALSHQLDIPRIKPDPLLIEASLLNSFNRKFLETNYFIPVFNDENNVTIAMADPLDENLIISIKSTIKDNVIVGIASKEEILFAIKNVYEKVHLKDLGSFNGSESSSLSKSQLTIGNVDLSRGDDKIVSVVNYIISNGVKEGASDIHIEPQQNRLRIRYRIDGVMVHKTDLPSSIAPNVASRIKAVCQLDISEKRRHQDGKIYANVMGKEIDLRVSTYASVYGETIVIRILHRQSSLIDIESLGLSPINLSRFRKIVDSPTGVILATGPTGSGKTTSLYAVLCYLNKKNYSIITVEDPVEYMIDGVVQGKLDPKLGMSYMDFLKSMMRQDPDVLMVGEVRDKVAAEATIQAALTGHKVLSSFHTDDSTSALLRLMDMGIETFLISSTIVSVMSQRLVRTICGYCKVEDTDLDPEVLASFHISPDDAQNHKFYKGKGCDKCNHTGFKGRTAIHELLVLNDSIRDAILQRMPSSEIRHIARQAAELISLREDGIYKSLKGITTLKEINRVVFQMESDKYKARTLDQLIEVCNSEYVETYGVNKNIPAANISKPVSISSEAQAGKNKTEPITSVPADVSAPAYASVPDGTGMEVFRLRIKTSAVEDEFDLFKDLYDNYIDNRRFCGLPDSAIEAGDFIEVLVFYIMRLKLRYSAKYVEVVITRDKGHVDLYLETFARRPVIVKDRDVEEKINITYSKMTERVDFDEFLKICHKQTTPPLSLSA, encoded by the coding sequence ATGGAATTGGATAATTGTTTCATTAACAGAGATGATAGTTATGTTAGATATGTTAATATTAGAGCGCGTGGTGACGAAGAAACGTTCTCACAATTTTTTTATGGCAAGGCATGTAAACAGATGGTTCCTGCAAAGACAAAGCTAAAACTTGGCGAGATTCTGGTAAAGGAAAAGATAATTAAAGAAGAAGAGCTTCAAAGGCTTCTTATCCTTCAAAAAGAATCTACTGAACATCTCCCCATTGGAGAGATATGTATTGCTGAAGGTCTTATTACAAGGCATGAGCTCAAGAACATCATAAAGCAATATGGCAAGGAGATGAGAATAGGTGAGCTTTTCACTTCAATGGGTCTCATCAATGAAAAACAGGTTGGGGAGGCACTTCAAAAGCAGAAGGTTCTTAATAAGAAGCTCGGAGAGACACTGGTTGAGATGGGATGTATAAACGAAGAAAACCTTATCATGGCTTTAAGCCATCAGCTCGATATCCCAAGGATAAAACCAGACCCGCTTCTTATAGAGGCATCGCTGTTAAACAGTTTTAATAGGAAGTTCCTCGAAACAAACTACTTCATCCCTGTTTTTAACGATGAGAACAATGTTACTATTGCGATGGCTGACCCGCTTGATGAAAATTTAATAATCAGCATTAAGTCTACAATCAAAGATAATGTCATAGTAGGAATAGCTTCAAAAGAAGAGATCCTTTTTGCCATAAAGAATGTCTATGAGAAAGTACATCTTAAAGACTTGGGCTCTTTTAACGGCAGTGAATCATCATCTTTAAGCAAGAGCCAGCTTACAATAGGTAATGTGGATTTGAGCAGGGGAGATGATAAAATAGTTTCAGTCGTAAATTATATAATATCCAATGGAGTAAAAGAGGGTGCAAGCGATATTCACATTGAGCCCCAGCAGAACAGGTTAAGAATAAGATACAGGATTGACGGTGTAATGGTACATAAAACAGATTTGCCTTCCAGCATTGCTCCCAACGTGGCTTCAAGAATAAAAGCCGTATGCCAGCTTGATATCTCTGAAAAAAGGCGGCACCAGGATGGGAAGATATATGCAAACGTAATGGGTAAAGAGATAGACCTCAGGGTTTCAACTTACGCTTCAGTCTATGGCGAAACCATTGTCATCAGGATACTCCACAGGCAGTCGTCATTAATTGATATAGAGAGCCTGGGGCTTTCGCCTATCAATCTCTCAAGGTTCAGGAAGATTGTCGATTCTCCTACAGGTGTTATTCTTGCAACAGGGCCTACAGGTTCGGGTAAGACGACAAGTCTTTATGCTGTTCTCTGCTATCTGAACAAAAAAAATTACTCTATCATCACTGTTGAAGACCCTGTTGAGTATATGATTGATGGGGTTGTTCAGGGAAAACTGGATCCAAAACTCGGTATGAGCTATATGGATTTCTTAAAATCCATGATGAGGCAGGACCCGGATGTGCTGATGGTTGGCGAGGTGCGCGATAAAGTGGCTGCCGAGGCAACTATCCAGGCAGCGCTGACAGGACATAAGGTCCTCTCGTCCTTCCATACCGATGACAGTACAAGCGCACTGCTGAGGCTCATGGATATGGGTATTGAGACATTTCTTATTTCATCAACAATAGTGTCAGTTATGTCCCAGCGCCTTGTAAGAACAATATGCGGATACTGCAAGGTGGAAGATACCGATCTGGATCCTGAAGTGCTGGCTTCCTTCCACATATCACCCGATGATGCACAGAATCATAAATTTTACAAAGGAAAAGGTTGCGATAAATGCAATCATACCGGATTCAAGGGAAGGACTGCCATCCATGAACTTCTTGTTTTGAATGACTCGATTAGAGATGCGATTCTTCAAAGAATGCCTTCATCTGAAATCAGGCATATTGCAAGGCAGGCGGCGGAACTCATTTCACTGAGGGAAGATGGGATTTACAAATCGCTTAAAGGTATTACGACCCTTAAAGAAATTAACAGGGTAGTTTTCCAGATGGAGTCTGATAAGTATAAAGCACGCACGCTGGATCAGCTCATCGAAGTTTGCAACAGTGAATATGTTGAGACATACGGAGTGAATAAGAATATTCCAGCAGCAAATATCAGCAAACCGGTTTCAATCTCATCTGAAGCTCAGGCAGGAAAAAATAAGACAGAGCCTATTACATCTGTTCCGGCAGACGTATCAGCTCCGGCATATGCATCAGTTCCTGATGGAACAGGCATGGAAGTTTTCAGGCTCAGAATTAAAACTTCTGCTGTTGAAGATGAGTTTGATTTATTTAAAGACCTCTATGACAACTACATAGACAACCGCAGGTTTTGCGGTCTTCCTGATTCTGCAATAGAGGCGGGTGATTTTATCGAAGTCCTTGTATTCTATATTATGCGTTTGAAATTACGCTATTCAGCCAAGTACGTTGAAGTAGTGATAACACGCGACAAAGGGCATGTTGATCTTTACCTTGAAACATTTGCCCGCAGGCCTGTTATCGTGAAGGACAGGGATGTCGAGGAAAAGATTAATATCACATATTCAAAAATGACAGAACGTGTGGATTTCGATGAGTTTTTAAAAATATGCCATAAGCAGACGACGCCACCTTTAAGCCTTTCAGCTTAA